The DNA region ATAGGAACAGCACCAGCAAGCGAGCAATACGTAAATGGATTCTCAGACATTAATTCACAAGGCTAATAAAGTGTCATACTACGGCGGTGCTACCAGCGGAGAGTCCTGGAGGTACGATTGGTACCAACCATCTAAAATAAGCTCCACAAAGCAGCAACCACAGCAACAAGTGGGAAACGTGGAGAATAACGTGGAGAAATACCCGTTCAGGTACAAGACGTGGTTGAAGGTCCATGAAGATGATGGGAAGGCTTTACAGGAAGGGGGTTGCGAAGATATACTGGACTTGAGATTGTTTGATAGAACAATAAGGAAAGAGTCCCAAACCGCATCGCACATTAAAGGCGACACAAATATTACCAACGGGGCTCCTTCTACTACCGAAGGAGGCGAAGCCCTAAGTGTGGATGATATAAGAGGTGCTGTCGGTGGCAGCGAGGCTATTCCTGGGC from Saccharomyces eubayanus strain FM1318 chromosome VII, whole genome shotgun sequence includes:
- the RTT102 gene encoding Rtt102p, translated to MDSQTLIHKANKVSYYGGATSGESWRYDWYQPSKISSTKQQPQQQVGNVENNVEKYPFRYKTWLKVHEDDGKALQEGGCEDILDLRLFDRTIRKESQTASHIKGDTNITNGAPSTTEGGEALSVDDIRGAVGGSEAIPGLSAGANNEKPEESKDVEMS